One Methanohalophilus mahii DSM 5219 genomic window carries:
- a CDS encoding MFS transporter produces the protein MKILSGKHPSRQITLLFLGTFCVFLALLSFIPLLPPISAELNISRSNLGWVAGIFMICMAFFQIPFGMMSDRLGRKPMIIGGIFIFSSGLFVTSFAYSFLTLLGARAISGIGAAIFFSTSFTMIGDLYELKERGKAMGVIAIAVGLGTISGYIAGGTLGEEYGWRLVFKTLSLIVFLVCAIFFLLEETAPEYREGTHFLKLMTLSINLFKTRTILFVTFIAMFCNMASIGATYVLPFFAQDQGISTSTTGLLFVPFAAVSSISASGCGKCSDTIGRKKPLVAVTFVAAVALLLFCRMPVDPLAIALNFALVGLCFSPVVTLTSTILVDEVVRTDASILGTTMSTFNMIRWLGAALGPVIAGVMLDQYGARASLLVLALLVTAAFVLAVGLREKWE, from the coding sequence ATGAAAATTCTATCAGGAAAGCACCCATCCAGACAAATTACCCTGCTATTCCTGGGAACTTTCTGTGTTTTTCTGGCCCTTTTATCTTTTATTCCCCTGCTGCCACCCATATCTGCAGAACTCAACATTTCCCGCTCAAACCTGGGATGGGTGGCAGGAATTTTCATGATATGTATGGCCTTTTTCCAGATTCCCTTTGGCATGATGTCAGACAGGTTGGGAAGAAAGCCCATGATAATCGGCGGGATATTCATTTTTTCCAGCGGATTATTTGTGACTTCATTTGCTTATTCCTTTCTAACCCTGCTGGGGGCCCGTGCTATTTCAGGAATAGGGGCTGCAATCTTTTTTTCAACCTCATTCACGATGATCGGTGATCTTTATGAATTAAAAGAGAGGGGAAAAGCCATGGGTGTAATAGCCATTGCTGTGGGGTTGGGTACGATTTCCGGATATATAGCCGGGGGGACGCTAGGAGAAGAATACGGATGGCGACTTGTCTTCAAGACACTTTCATTGATCGTTTTTCTTGTATGTGCTATCTTTTTCCTGCTGGAAGAGACTGCTCCTGAGTATCGGGAAGGTACCCATTTCCTGAAACTTATGACCCTGTCAATCAATCTTTTCAAAACCCGCACCATTTTATTTGTGACCTTTATAGCGATGTTCTGCAACATGGCTTCCATCGGTGCCACCTACGTGCTGCCCTTTTTTGCCCAGGACCAGGGTATATCTACATCAACTACCGGTTTATTGTTCGTACCCTTTGCAGCGGTCAGTTCAATAAGTGCTTCAGGTTGCGGCAAATGCTCCGATACAATCGGCCGGAAAAAACCTCTGGTCGCAGTCACGTTCGTGGCAGCGGTAGCTTTACTCCTGTTCTGCAGGATGCCCGTGGACCCTCTGGCAATCGCCCTGAATTTCGCCCTGGTGGGTTTGTGTTTCAGCCCGGTTGTAACACTCACCTCAACCATCCTGGTGGATGAGGTGGTACGTACCGATGCAAGCATACTGGGCACCACGATGAGTACGTTCAATATGATTCGCTGGCTTGGTGCAGCGCTGGGTCCGGTGATAGCAGGGGTGATGCTGGACCAGTACGGTGCACGTGCTTCATTGCTGGTGCTGGCGTTGCTTGTGACGGCGGCGTTTGTGCTGGCGGTGGGGTTGAGGGAGAAGTGGGAGTGA